One region of Culex pipiens pallens isolate TS chromosome 2, TS_CPP_V2, whole genome shotgun sequence genomic DNA includes:
- the LOC120426909 gene encoding uncharacterized protein LOC120426909 — protein sequence MKSDGKFVLVVRDREGMASYELLEKGKVEMRIGMADVAAEKFEEDTPENTVIIINLQKSDGILVKITEYGVQQMYKLNLATRNKILAQVGTGDETNYLEAAGASDYHFFRVAGNKFIGYTLNSNFDENESVIADKIEVQVPLKVLQVYATKLESLNVYLFASTLGLYVYKLEQKLLKHVCFNQHFSANEGWTMDHWKTVKIVHVNSYPHLVFTGPKGVGVCRISESCENVRILDAEFPIEQRHGTVLAANLLSDGKLELLSLNSNSIDSITVSVKEPAKTVTTAEKPIVIPNYSSMISLDTRFHLTNQPPVKPSLWLGETLDTASIADGVDRTTGQLSFTLPIIDLRSKFGVPIRHTFYFNQPEDGTGVDPGMLGKYWSRSMDFIYVDRKDTVFEDEFEYFLVSDGTKVKLEWVRSDGGKEVFKFEDTVMKYHKNGDSGMWEVITKDLVCWYGESESSIRWTLGWPNWNGKGADEGSVLKRPLEWHLSSAKSAVGDSVVQYEYTSEVVTVNDKVHYTKDIVLKTIEDKAAGISINFHYQLIEKSKETAREASKLNVVFEDTRQLSGFNLETNDFIQNVTIQYSSEMFLTKISGDSKDIITFVYNNSKVTKINLPSGVDINYTYETLTLSKDHLAKKFKDTTILFPGPSYTIVSRVEGNSTIIIQLLDVNASEDMAMEVTLSVKLTEDITNLNVLTQQKYFILNVKSKNKNTVVIYMKNENTGKWMQKFMQDYQEFGNVIATENYWIIIAKNRNGFIQLFYFKIDYTKFQYTIYDKELRTQSSYGITFIHKGIVYYCNNGVYVLRLLKTFHEIQISKVDYVSRIKSTLDQLDIPSYPDEKQENVECYRQSLEKQLLNDIIVFKNIVIVRELMLTGPKLEAVLNIFTLDAYYKVTSMSIKIPGGIDLEEWKLRLSVKPNYYEHDFMFKFEHNNWKWTLTVKEHTTSEPNREKFERFVLGFLKLPLDFEQFNLFQAGDAVICNSYKLFFDGQRFKTEPIPVEETKIKKLNLQIAKRIWMRKDSTDGDVQLIVENGVTKSLLVSRLDHLIVKPPVYVAFKVGEIHSLVKLEKSGTTVSEILNVQGRILKFSTERLLVTTYNGHVIITPIRAIDINNNFKVNVIVSEHRGISKVSYIYNPESSVVTGSNVAFKRVKIIPNGDFNYGSFEQVTNFSDRSRTINVLDSKNKTVVKDYKGTESERDKPKPENGTFLLYDKYGRNVISNFKPYAIDSQQVDFIGFEWYENLKSLKWNIDEGKIQRNKFSGTGKSFYKLDSKDLQGSYTLKDFQQTHIISSWIRIGKGLQINSETDILTVTVGSKPIKAHVRDQINDWFHIEVLISPDNSAKSNQKIVITFKKGSHSYVDIDHVRLSPLDFSFRAIIFDEFRNNPIAVLRHNGRTVQYLYDSYGRKIGEVDERGSVTKLVIYSKQPAQNDVSSIVNLQPVSGFVESMSPYTVGLIWDFGNIHNWRFSPKRVSVESGSGSMKYKQSLTDCSNIGIRLMINRAQGGTLKIKFSSSDSGIDVYSLMPENYGEIAVARYKKFFSVWIDGHLKKEELNQWIQSKELRIEVSGKVDLLDIVVMKDVDLMIEYNNAKGQPVQQISVEDDDHITMRGFVYDAVQRESVSTVWTRRKIDELRGKVLEYKSDYIELKSGKVSGSIIASTKPLYQGYPFTMTAYLDCPLSIRQKVGIPGKENNIDSQRAVTYSKSTDNNFLMVLFPAMDGYRYEEQHLPNGANNTQVYDNRDRKVAEYVSVPKYDNILTTYQYDEAGNVIEVLQPNFHHAVDTRAKAAKFGEFLNRLDDAGKSLRTKQRERKQFDSPKRITLKQTPDAGLYRFLYDNFRHLRFVVHYKTEDNIDKVFFHKYTSSGEMFEFGVLDNERNLEQLKKYANDAAYPRVKTNYIRFDYGNIDVNSMYRNRKQSSLKVDNTGSITETLYFNGDGNVLLKSYVNPLNANRTIDVSFGYERNNVKEIVYPAKFEGSNLVVSYTYNFKGQVIAIGTRAKPRYFAEIKQNPFGKVEEIWYTPKDKHNFTVRLRYNAAGNMVSMDSKFLKEDLDYEAGKGYNANNAGDGSILRTTFEAKWHDKCNRKLLGISISELIKSELKFSVASKCIDELRKKGYVDEASSPFKTMRKEIAGDPCLSGSTFRKLSSILIGKAFPRKYGHAYDYGSHGEMTVAKYFAGSEDPAVNILGNRMTMIADACPGDVESFDIDPNGNHKLLYTGNVRHKLTYKKHTNQIETVQLGVNGKAFTFEHNSEGNVISAEYKNIISLEYDHVVDRVSKIKMKDGTTIDLGYDIRGERTFKKVTTPSGKITETYYIRDMKARCLMDMRLVYQDRSMKKPLITLTTYIHGPLGLLGFIRNNVFYSVIADHEGSTRLVVKNGEVVAAYDYLPYGGRMRFYNSDPDGYVAYQYTGQEFDEETGLYNYHARLYDPELGRFYQTDPKEEYPSPYKYAGNSPVMMTDPDGELALTVVCVITAIVGAYLAASASSNSWDPIKWNWKSGQLWLAMIGGTFAGAMLPIGAVETFSIFASIGGTLFASAATASLMMAGTYLGMAGASNDFNPANWDLSSPALYSGMLNGASLAINIPSGAVGITRAISTVSTSKTVYATAIFGTSLLFGYGSAFLENDMTWNPAQWDWNAQTVFALFEGASFVFMETGAFIKRGPQKALFNHRYPGISTAPSKRWVKRFEQSECQYEVIQNGLQDEMCKIRWRQILTGSTDSISPAIPPPGLTKQFIAGLPEVKELSATVVIPDVMLKEEYSMYKVYFSNLETIPLNATMGSKFNRRVKRFSSATSGGASLFDNIKRLFQFRADFLQNDKVTTEHPSTDVIEHVKRPTPTRIKLHSLTNCIAMNPDRSFYECFQSTAKVLLFAQNPSLEPGSGPTRIDRCVPLHWHGQPSVGCQGQQFGFIYTPYEATKMFSFLDGWLMLARVGLQVVENWRKIEEKMERVCWDDEDVGKFDGQLGEIEDILNRNKTGPFKWAKFQLEDMRTDLKEFKSRRNITGLSKKVFEEKLAALRDDLLEEIKYDADRIHL from the coding sequence ATGAAAAGTGATGGAAAGTTTGTTCTGGTTGTGCGCGATCGAGAAGGAATGGCCTCGTACGAGTTGTTGGAGAAGGGAAAAGTGGAAATGCGGATTGGGATGGCTGATGTTGCAGCTGAGAAATTTGAAGAAGATACACCAGAAAACACTGTTATAATCATAAATCTGCAAAAATCCGACGGGATTTTGGTGAAAATCACTGAGTATGGAGTTCAGCAAATGTACAAGCTAAATCTAGCGACAAGGAATAAAATATTGGCCCAAGTAGGTACAGGAGACGAAACGAACTATTTGGAGGCTGCTGGAGCATctgattatcatttttttcgtgTTGCGGGAAACAAGTTTATCGGGTATACTTTGAACagcaattttgatgaaaatgagtCTGTTATTGCGGACAAAATCGAAGTCCAGGTTCCGCTAAAGGTGTTGCAGGTATATGCTACAAAGCTGGAGTCACTAAACGTGTACTTGTTTGCCAGTACGCTTGGATTGTATGTTTACAAATTGGAGCAGAAACTATTGAAGCATGTTTGCTTCAATCAACATTTCTCAGCAAACGAAGGGTGGACTATGGATCACTGGAAAACCGTAAAGATTGTTCATGTCAACTCGTATCCTCACCTCGTATTTACCGGTCCTAAAGGGGTAGGAGTGTGCAGAATATCCGAAAGCTGTGAAAACGTCAGGATTCTTGATGCTGAGTTTCCTATCGAGCAAAGACACGGAACAGTTCTAGCAGCTAATTTGTTATCTGATGGAAAGTTGGAATTACTTAGTTTGAACAGTAACTCAATTGATTCTATCACGGTGAGTGTTAAGGAACCTGCCAAGACCGTTACAACAGCTGAAAAGCCAATCGTAATTCCCAACTATTCGTCCATGATCAGCCTCGATACCAGATTCCATTTAACTAACCAACCTCCGGTTAAACCGTCCCTCTGGCTCGGTGAAACACTGGACACCGCTTCGATCGCGGATGGGGTCGATCGGACCACGGGACAGCTGAGCTTCACCCTTCCAATCATCGATCTGCGCTCCAAGTTTGGCGTTCCGATTCGGCATACGTTCTACTTCAACCAACCGGAAGATGGCACCGGAGTGGACCCTGGAATGCTGGGAAAGTACTGGAGCCGATCGATGGACTTTATCTACGTGGACAGGAAGGACACGGTGTTTGAGGacgaatttgagtattttttggtCAGCGATGGGACGAAAGTGAAGTTGGAGTGGGTGAGGAGTGATGGTGGGAAGGAGGtgtttaaatttgaagacaCTGTTATGAAATATCACAAGAATGGTGATTCTGGCATGTGGGAAGTTATTACGAAGGATCTTGTATGCTGGTATGGGGAAAGTGAGAGTTCGATCCGCTGGACTCTGGGCTGGCCCAACTGGAATGGTAAAGGAGCTGATGAAGGAAGTGTTCTGAAACGTCCTCTGGAGTGGCATTTGAGCAGTGCGAAATCTGCTGTAGGGGATTCAGTGGTTCAATATGAGTATACAAGTGAAGTGGTCACTGTTAATGATAAGGTCCATTATACCAAAGATAtagttttgaaaacaattgaagaCAAAGCAGCAGGCATTTCAATCAACTTTCACTATCAActgattgaaaaatcaaaagaaactgcaagggaagcatccaaattgaaTGTAGTATTCGAAGACACAAGGCAATTATCTGGATTCAATCTCGAAACAAATGACTTTATTCAGAATGTAACGATTCAAtattcaagtgaaatgtttctcaCAAAAATATCTGGTGATTCCAAAGATATAATAACATTTGTttataataattcaaaagtgacaaaaatcaaTCTTCCCTCAGGCGTAGACATTAATTACACTTATGAAACTCTTACTTTGAGCAAAGATCATTTAGCGAAGAAGTTTAAAGACACAACTATTTTATTTCCAGGACCATCTTATACTATTGTATCTCGTGTAGAGGGTAACAGTACCATAATTATTCAGCTCCTAGATGTAAATGCATCCGAGGACATGGCTATGGAAGTGACACTAAGCGTAAAGTTAACTGAAGATATTACAAATTTGAACGTATTGacccaacaaaaatattttattttgaatgtaaagtccaaaaacaaaaacactgtagtaatttacatgaaaaatgaaaatactggCAAATGGATGCAGAAGTTTATGCAAGACTATCAAGAATTTGGGAATGTGATTGCAACAGAAAACTATTGGATTATTATAGCTAAAAACAGGAACGGATTTATtcaactgttttattttaaaatcgacTATACCAAGTTTCAATATACCATATATGATAAGGAATTGAGGACTCAATCAAGTTACGGCATAACATTTATTCACAAAGGTATAGTTTACTACTGCAATAATGGGGTGTACGTTTTGCGCCTTTTAAAGACGTTTCACGAAATTCAGATCAGTAAGGTAGATTATGTTTCAAGAATTAAGTCTACACTAGATCAACTTGATATTCCTTCATATCCGGATGAGAAACAGGAAAATGTTGAATGCTACAGACAAAGCTTGGAGAAGCAACTTTTAAACGATATAATcgtgtttaaaaatattgttatcgtTAGGGAACTAATGCTGACAGGCCCTAAATTGGAAGCAGTTCTGAATATATTTACATTAGATGCCTATTATAAAGTGACTTCAATGTCTATAAAAATACCAGGAGGAATTGATTTGGAGGAGTGGAAATTGAGGTTATCTGTTAAACCTAACTATTACGAAcatgattttatgtttaaatttgaacaCAACAATTGGAAGTGGACACTAACAGTTAAAGAGCATACAACAAGCGAACCAAATCGAGAGAAGTTTGAAAGGTTCGTTTTGGGTTTTCTAAAGCTTCCTCTGGATTTTGAGCAGTTCAATTTATTCCAAGCTGGTGATGCAGTTATTTGCAATTCATACAAATTATTCTTCGATGGTCAAAGATTTAAAACGGAACCAATACCAGTCGAggagaccaaaattaagaaacTAAACCTACAAATTGCGAAGCGGATATGGATGAGGAAGGATTCAACCGATGGGGATGTACAGTTGATTGTTGAAAATGGCGTAACGAAGTCCCTGTTGGTTAGTAGATTAGACCATCTGATAGTCAAGCCACCAGTTTATGTTGCATTCAAAGTTGGTGAAATTCATTCGTTAGTCAAGTTGGAAAAGTCTGGTACCACAGTGAGTGAAATTCTCAATGTCCAGGGTCGCATTTTAAAGTTCTCCACTGAAAGATTACTTGTTACCACCTACAACGGGCATGTAATTATCACACCCATCAGAGCCATTGATataaacaacaattttaaagtaAACGTAATTGTGTCGGAACATCGAGGAATCTCCAAAGTATCGTACATTTATAACCCGGAGTCTTCCGTTGTAACCGGCAGCAATGTTGCCTTCAAGAGGGTGAAGATCATTCCCAATGGAGATTTCAACTATGGTTCGTTTGAGCAGGTGACGAACTTTAGTGACAGATCTCGAACAATAAACGTGCTTGACTCGAAAAACAAGACTGTTGTGAAGGATTATAAAGGAACGGAAAGTGAGAGAGACAAACCTAAGCCTGAAAATGGAACTTTTCTACTTTACGATAAGTATGGGAGAAATGTCATTTCTAACTTTAAACCTTATGCAATAGATTCACAGCAAGTAGATTTTATTGGCTTTGAATGGTATGAGAATTTAAAATCACTTAAATGGAACATTGATGAAGGCAAAATTCAGAGAAATAAATTTTCAGGAACTGGCAAGAGTTTTTACAAATTAGATTCAAAAGATCTTCAAGGGAGTTATACTTTAAAGGATTTTCAACAAACCCATATTATCAGCTCATGGATTCGTATAGGAAAAGGCCTGCAAATCAATTCCGAAACAGATATCCTCACAGTAACGGTTGGAAGCAAGCCTATAAAAGCTCATGTCAGAGATCAAATCAACGACTGGTTCCACATTGAAGTGTTGATTAGTCCTGATAACAgcgcaaaatcaaatcaaaagatCGTAATAACTTTCAAGAAAGGCTCTCACTCCTACGTTGACATCGATCACGTTCGACTTTCCCCGCTAGACTTTAGCTTCCGGGCGATTATCTTCGACGAGTTCCGTAACAACCCAATAGCGGTCCTCAGACATAACGGACGTACAGTTCAGTATCTGTACGATAGCTACGGGCGCAAGATTGGGGAAGTTGATGAAAGGGGAAGCGTGACTAAGCTGGTGATCTATTCTAAACAACCTGCGCAGAATGATGTTTCGTCGATCGTCAACCTGCAACCTGTTTCCGGGTTTGTAGAGAGTATGTCCCCTTACACAGTTGGATtgatttgggattttgggaataTACATAACTGGAGATTCTCTCCCAAACGTGTTAGTGTCGAATCTGGATCAGGGTCAATGAAATACAAGCAGTCGTTGACAGATTGCTCCAACATTGGTATCCGATTGATGATCAATCGAGCTCAGGGTGGCACGCTGAAGATCAAGTTCAGTAGCAGTGATTCTGGAATTGATGTATACAGTCTGATGCCCGAAAATTATGGAGAGATAGCTGTCGCGAGGTACAAGAAGTTCTTTTCAGTTTGGATCGATGGCCATTTGAAAAAGGAGGAGTTAAATCAGTGGATTCAATCTAAAGAGCTGCGTATCGAAGTGTCCGGGAAGGTTGACCTCTTGGATATAGTTGTCATGAAAGACGTGGATCTCATGATCGAATACAACAATGCCAAAGGACAACCGGTTCAGCAAATCAGTGTGGAAGATGATGACCACATTACCATGCGTGGATTTGTGTACGATGCAGTTCAACGAGAAAGTGTTTCAACTGTTTGGACTCGTCGTAAGATTGATGAGCTGAGAGGGAAGGTCTTGGAGTACAAGTCTGATTATATTGAGCTCAAAAGTGGTAAAGTATCCGGATCTATAATAGCTAGCACAAAACCTTTATACCAAGGCTATCCATTCACTATGACTGCTTATCTTGATTGCCCGTTGTCAATTCGACAAAAAGTGGGCATTCCAGGAAAGGAAAACAACATCGATTCACAACGAGCGGTAACATACAGCAAGTCAACCGACAACAACTTTCTCATGGTACTATTTCCCGCAATGGACGGGTACCGCTACGAAGAACAACATCTTCCGAATGGAGCAAACAACACGCAGGTATACGACAACCGAGATCGCAAGGTAGCGGAGTACGTCTCAGTGCCAAAGTACGACAACATTTTAACCACTTATCAGTACGATGAAGCCGGGAACGTGATTGAAGTATTACAACCTAACTTCCACCATGCTGTAGACACTCGTGCAAAAGCTGCCAAGTTTGGTGAGTTCTTGAATAGATTAGACGATGCAGGGAAATCCTTGCGTACTAAGCAAAGAGAACGCAAGCAGTTTGACTCACCTAAACGAATAACGCTGAAACAAACTCCTGATGCTGGGTTGTACAGATTTCTATATGATAACTTCCGTCATTTACGGTTTGTGGTTCATTACAAAACTGAAGATAACATTGACAAGGTATTTTTCCACAAATACACATCCAGTGGTGAAATGTTTGAGTTTGGAGTGTTGGACAACGAAAGGAATCTAGAACAGTTGAAAAAGTACGCAAACGATGCCGCTTATCCTCGAGTCAAAACTAACTACATCCGATTTGATTATGGTAACATTGACGTGAATTCAATGTACCGTAACAGGAAGCAGTCATCCCTGAAGGTGGATAACACTGGAAGCATTACTGAAACATTGTACTTTAATGGTGATGGTAATGTTCTGCTAAAATCGTACGTCAATCCTTTGAATGCCAACAGGACCATTGATGTTTCATTTGGTTATGAACGGAACAATGTTAAAGAAATCGTATACCCagcaaagtttgaaggttcaaattTGGTAGTTAGCTACACTTACAACTTCAAAGGACAGGTGATAGCTATTGGAACGCGAGCCAAACCACGATACTTTGCAGAGATTAAGCAAAACCCGTTCGGGAAGGTAGAAGAAATTTGGTACACACCAAAGGATAAACACAATTTCACCGTGAGATTACGGTATAACGCAGCGGGAAATATGGTCAGCATGGACAGTAAATTCTTGAAGGAAGATTTGGATTACGAAGCTGGCAAGGGATACAATGCCAACAATGCAGGAGATGGATCCATTCTTCGCACGACTTTTGAGGCAAAGTGGCATGACAAGTGTAACCGTAAGCTGCTTGGAATCTCGATTAGTGAGCTGATTAAGAGTGAATTGAAGTTCAGCGTTGCCAGCAAATGTATTGATGAGCTCAGGAAGAAAGGATATGTTGATGAAGCTTCAAGTCCATTCAAAACGATGCGTAAAGAGATAGCAGGAGATCCTTGCTTAAGTGGTTCAACATTCCGAAAATTGTCCTCCATTCTAATCGGGAAAGCATTCCCAAGGAAGTATGGCCACGCTTATGATTACGGAAGTCATGGGGAAATGACGGTTGCAAAGTATTTTGCGGGTAGTGAGGATCCGGCCGTGAATATTCTGGGCAATAGAATGACCATGATCGCTGACGCTTGTCCAGGTGACGTCGAGTCGTTCGACATTGATCCGAACGGTAATCACAAACTTCTTTACACAGGGAATGTACGACACAAGTTAACCTATAAAAAACATACGAATCAAATCGAAACAGTACAGCTGGGAGTTAACGGAAAAGCGTTTACTTTTGAACACAACTCCGAGGGGAACGTGATTAGCGCGGAGTACAAGAACATTATTAGTCTGGAGTACGACCATGTTGTGGATCGAGTTTCGAAGATTAAAATGAAGGATGGAACTACAATTGATCTCGGTTATGATATAAGGGGTGAACGGACGTTTAAGAAGGTAACGACTCCATCAGGTAAGATAACCGAAACGTATTACATACGGGATATGAAAGCACGTTGCTTGATGGACATGAGGCTTGTGTATCAAGATCGAAGCATGAAGAAACCACTGATCACGTTGACTACGTACATCCATGGTCCATTGGGATTGTTGGGATTCATCAGGAATAACGTATTCTACAGTGTTATCGCTGATCATGAGGGTTCTACCCGGTTGGTCGTGAAGAATGGTGAAGTGGTAGCTGCGTATGATTACCTCCCGTACGGTGGACGAATGCGGTTCTACAACTCCGATCCGGATGGTTATGTTGCATATCAGTACACGGGGCAGGAGTTTGACGAGGAGACGGGTCTGTACAACTACCACGCGAGGTTGTACGATCCGGAACTGGGCAGGTTCTATCAGACGGATCCCAAAGAGGAGTATCCGAGTCCGTATAAGTACGCAGGGAATTCGCCAGTAATGATGACCGATCCAGACGGTGAGCTGGCTTTAACTGTTGTATGCGTTATAACGGCTATCGTTGGAGCCTATTTGGCGGCATCGGCAAGCAGTAATAGCTGGGATCCTATCAAATGGAATTGGAAATCTGGTCAGCTGTGGTTGGCTATGATTGGAGGTACGTTCGCTGGAGCTATGCTTCCCATTGGAGCTGTAGAAACGTTTTCAATATTCGCCTCAATCGGTGGCACTTTGTTTGCTTCAGCAGCTACGGCTTCACTGATGATGGCAGGAACATATCTGGGAATGGCCGGGGCATCGAATGACTTCAATCCGGCAAACTGGGATTTATCGAGTCCAGCTCTGTACAGTGGAATGTTGAACGGAGCTTCGCTGGCGATTAACATTCCTTCTGGCGCTGTTGGTATTACACGAGCGATATCCACCGTTTCGACTTCAAAAACCGTATATGCAACGGCAATTTTCGGAACTTCACTTCTTTTCGGGTACGGTTCAGCGTTCCTTGAAAACGATATGACGTGGAATCCTGCTCAGTGGGATTGGAACGCTCAAACTGTGTTTGCACTGTTCGAAGGCGCATCGTTTGTCTTTATGGAAACGGGAGCCTTTATCAAACGTGGTCCTCAGAAAGCCCTGTTTAATCACAGATACCCCGGTATTTCGACCGCCCCATCCAAACGGTGGGTGAAAAGGTTCGAGCAGAGTGAATGTCAATATGAAGTGATTCAAAATGGGCTTCAAGATGAGATGTGTAAGATTCGTTGGAGGCAAATCCTGACCGGTTCTACGGATTCGATCAGTCCCGCGATTCCACCACCTGGACTGACCAAGCAGTTCATTGCTGGTTTGCCGGAGGTTAAAGAACTCAGTGCTACGGTAGTTATTCCGGACGTAATGCTAAAAGAAGAATATTCCATGTATAaagtgtacttttcgaatctcgAAACGATTCCATTGAATGCAACAATGGGAAGTAAATTTAATCGTCGTGTGAAGAGATTTAGTTCTGCAACTTCAGGTGGAGCCAGTTTGTTTGATAACATAAAAAGATTGTTCCAGTTTAGAGCAGATTTCTTACAAAACGACAAGGTAACCACGGAACATCCATCAACCGATGTCATAGAACATGTCAAAAGACCAACCCCAACACGAATCAAGCTTCATTCCCTTACCAACTGCATCGCAATGAATCCGGATCGTTCGTTCTACGAGTGCTTCCAATCAACCGCGAAGGTGCTTCTTTTCGCCCAGAACCCATCACTGGAGCCCGGAAGTGGTCCCACGCGCATAGACCGTTGTGTTCCGTTGCATTGGCACGGACAACCGTCGGTGGGCTGTCAAGGGCAGCAGTTTGGCTTCATCTACACGCCGTACGAAGCGACCAAGATGTTCAGCTTCCTCGACGGATGGTTGATGTTGGCACGTGTCGGGCTGCAGGTGGTTGAAAATTGGAGAAAGATTGAGGAAAAGATGGAACGGGTTTGTTGGGATGACGAAGACGTTGGAAAATTTGATGGACAATTGGGTGAAATAGAAGATATTTTGAATCGAAATAAGACGGGACCTTTCAAATGGGCCAAATTTCAACTAGAAGATATGCGAACTGATTTGAAGGAGTTCAAGTCTAGAAGGAACATAACGGGTTTGTCGAAAAAGGTATTCGAGGAAAAGTTGGCTGCTCTAAGGGATGATTTGTTAGAGGAAATAAAATATGATGCAGATAGAATACATTTGTAA